The DNA sequence CTGTACTACTTTTTTCGCATTCTCTTCATGCTTTTTTAACCTTAAGCTTAATGTTTTCATTCCTCTAATTAATAGCCAACTATCCAATGGTCCTAATGTAGCACCTATAGCATTATGGAGAGTAAAAAGCTTTTCACTAAGCTCCTCACCTTTAGCTACGATTAATCCTGCAAGCACATCATTGTGGCCGCCTAAATACTTCGTTGCACTGTGAATAACGATATGTGCGCCAGCATCGATTGGTTGCTGTAGCAGAGGGGTATAGAAAGTATTGTCAACGATATATAATAAATTGTATTTTTCTGCAATATCACCGAATGCTTCAAGGTCAGCCTCCTGCATGAGCGGGTTCGTAGGTGACTCAATAAACAGTGCTTTCGTACGCTCTGTAATGAGGTTTTCAAATGATTTAGGACTTCTTATATCAGCATAGAAAAACTTCAATCCATATTGATTTAAAAGCTGCTCAAATAGTCGATACGTTCCTCCATAAAGATCTTGGGATACGATGATTTCATCCCCTTGCTTAAATAATCCAAAAATAGTGTGGATAGCTGCCATTCCTGAGCTACAAGCATATCCTCTATCACCTTTTTCTAGTGAAGCAATCGCTTCTTCTAGTATTTTTCTCGTAGGGTTAGCGGTTCTTGTATAATCAAACCCTGTTGACTCACCAATTCCTGTATGCTGATAAGCTGTTGAAAAATATACAGGTGGATTTACAGCACCAGTTACAGGATCTTTTTTATTTCCTATTTGAACAAGTTTTGTTTCTATACAACAATCTTCACCTTGATTTCTTTTCATTAATTGTTCCTCCCTAACTTGATGACTCTTTAAATAGATGTTTGATTATGAAGCTAGTGCGTAAACTAAAAAGTCGACCTCTGCTAGAAGAGGTCGACAGTAGAATAGTTGAGAATGGTTAGTAATCCACGTCGGACCCCTCATCTTTCAGAACGTATTGTTCTGCTGGATTTGGCACCTGTTGAACAATTAAGTTCAATGGTTGCCGAGGCGTCAAAGGGCCAGATCCCTCAACCTCTCTTGATAAGAGTCCATCAATATTTATTTATAGGTGATTATATACTCCGAAAAACTTGAAGTCAATGAAAAACGAATATTTTGTGAAAATAATTAAAAGTTGGAGTATCTTCAGCACACACCTTAGAGGTTGACTCAAAAAGTAAAAATTCGACCTTTTGAGTCAACCTCTATTTTAGTCTTCTTGAAATAATGCTGTCGATAAGTATCTCTCACCTGTATCTGGTAGTATAACAACAATCGTTTTCCCTTTATTCTCTGGTCGCTCTGCAACTTCCTTTGCTGCTTGAATGGCAGCAC is a window from the Evansella cellulosilytica DSM 2522 genome containing:
- a CDS encoding methionine biosynthesis PLP-dependent protein; this encodes MKRNQGEDCCIETKLVQIGNKKDPVTGAVNPPVYFSTAYQHTGIGESTGFDYTRTANPTRKILEEAIASLEKGDRGYACSSGMAAIHTIFGLFKQGDEIIVSQDLYGGTYRLFEQLLNQYGLKFFYADIRSPKSFENLITERTKALFIESPTNPLMQEADLEAFGDIAEKYNLLYIVDNTFYTPLLQQPIDAGAHIVIHSATKYLGGHNDVLAGLIVAKGEELSEKLFTLHNAIGATLGPLDSWLLIRGMKTLSLRLKKHEENAKKVVQFLQKHDGISDVLYPGKGGMVSFRVKNDQWINTILKNLKLITFAESLGGVESFITYPATQTHMDIPEEVRIKNGVCNHLLRFSVGIEEAEDLLNDLDHALAIALEEAETNE